Proteins encoded within one genomic window of Candidatus Methylomirabilis tolerans:
- the lepB gene encoding signal peptidase I, which translates to MRRRMTDETIKEGREQVPPPGAKSEKSVVRQYAEAVIIAVILALVIRSFVIQAFKIPSGSMLQTLQIGDHILVNKFLYWFTGVQQGDIIVFKFPQDEGRDFIKRVVALPGEKVEVRGKQVYVNDNPLTEPYTVHLDPVLLDNPGSSRDNFGPVMVPPGQLFMMGDNRDYSMDSRFWGFLDMKKIKGKAFIIYWSWDHERFRPRWDRIGMLVR; encoded by the coding sequence ATGAGGCGACGGATGACGGATGAGACGATAAAGGAGGGCCGGGAGCAGGTGCCGCCGCCAGGCGCAAAATCGGAAAAGTCGGTTGTTCGCCAGTATGCTGAAGCCGTCATCATTGCCGTTATCCTGGCGTTGGTGATCAGGAGCTTCGTCATCCAGGCCTTTAAAATCCCATCCGGGTCGATGCTCCAGACACTACAAATCGGTGACCACATTCTGGTGAATAAGTTCCTGTATTGGTTCACCGGGGTGCAGCAGGGTGACATTATTGTATTTAAGTTCCCCCAGGATGAGGGGAGAGACTTTATTAAGCGAGTCGTCGCCCTGCCTGGTGAGAAGGTAGAGGTTCGGGGCAAACAGGTCTACGTTAACGATAACCCTCTTACTGAGCCATACACGGTTCATCTGGATCCTGTCCTCCTCGATAATCCAGGTTCGTCTCGGGACAACTTCGGTCCGGTCATGGTTCCGCCTGGCCAACTGTTCATGATGGGCGACAACCGGGACTACAGTATGGATAGCCGGTTCTGGGGCTTTCTTGACATGAAGAAGATCAAGGGGAAAGCCTTTATTATCTATTGGTCATGGGATCACGAGCGCTTCAGGCCCCGATGGGATCGCATTGGAATGTTGGTGCGATGA
- the hemW gene encoding radical SAM family heme chaperone HemW, whose protein sequence is MNLEPLGLYIHIPYCLSRCHYCDFNTYRVDTAAVQQYLDGLAQEITLRATAMAIRDRRICSVFFGGGTPSILQASQLIDVLDHCRAAFTFEDDVEISLEANPGTVDLPKLRALWEAGVTRLSVGVQAVQDRLLRRIGRVHTASEAEQAFRLMREAGFDNINLDLMFGLPGQSMGDWVETLDWAIGVGPEHISAYGLILEEGTPLYQEHREGEIGLPDEETEAMMYQMAVDRLRDAGFEQYEISNFACPGFRCRHNLVYWQHQEYFGFGAGAHSFLAGRRLYNELLPARYVCAIAEHGTAVAGSEELSAEMLRSERLMLGLRLRTGLDVQVFKDILGVEDLSASDRVARLLDDGFLCVEEGRVQITERGLLVANELIVQLL, encoded by the coding sequence TTGAACCTTGAACCCCTTGGTCTATACATCCATATCCCCTACTGCCTGTCACGCTGTCATTACTGCGACTTCAACACCTATCGCGTCGATACTGCTGCCGTGCAGCAGTATCTGGATGGGTTGGCGCAAGAGATAACACTTCGCGCCACCGCTATGGCAATTCGAGATCGGCGGATCTGTTCTGTTTTTTTCGGTGGCGGGACACCCTCAATCCTTCAAGCATCACAACTTATCGACGTCCTCGATCACTGCCGAGCCGCCTTCACCTTCGAGGACGACGTAGAGATCAGCCTCGAGGCCAACCCGGGGACGGTGGACCTTCCGAAGCTTCGTGCACTGTGGGAGGCCGGGGTGACCCGTCTAAGCGTAGGGGTACAGGCTGTTCAAGACCGACTCCTCCGGCGGATTGGTCGCGTCCATACCGCGTCCGAGGCTGAACAGGCCTTCAGGCTGATGCGTGAGGCCGGTTTCGATAACATCAACCTGGACTTGATGTTCGGCCTGCCAGGCCAGAGCATGGGTGACTGGGTGGAGACTCTTGACTGGGCCATCGGTGTCGGTCCTGAGCACATCTCCGCTTACGGGCTGATCCTCGAAGAGGGCACGCCTCTCTATCAGGAGCATCGAGAAGGGGAGATCGGGCTACCCGACGAAGAGACGGAAGCGATGATGTACCAGATGGCCGTGGACCGGCTGCGTGATGCCGGCTTCGAGCAGTACGAAATCTCAAACTTTGCGTGCCCAGGCTTTCGTTGTCGCCATAATCTGGTCTACTGGCAACACCAGGAGTACTTCGGTTTCGGCGCGGGAGCGCACTCATTTCTTGCCGGACGGAGGTTGTATAACGAGTTACTGCCCGCACGCTACGTGTGCGCCATTGCCGAGCATGGAACAGCCGTGGCCGGCAGCGAAGAGCTTTCGGCCGAGATGCTGCGGTCCGAGCGCCTGATGTTGGGCCTTCGGCTCCGGACCGGGTTGGACGTGCAGGTATTCAAGGATATACTCGGCGTTGAAGATCTCTCTGCGTCTGATCGGGTTGCGCGTCTCTTGGACGATGGGTTTCTTTGTGTGGAGGAGGGACGGGTGCAGATCACGGAGCGTGGGCTCCTGGTGGCCAATGAACTGATTGTCCAACTCCTCTGA